In the Lysinibacillus sp. PLM2 genome, one interval contains:
- the livH gene encoding branched-chain amino acid ABC transporter permease, whose protein sequence is MEWLQQLVNGISVGSIYALIALGYTMVYGIIKLINFAHGDVFMLGAFIGFFAIARWDLSFIPALIISMVLCAVIGVIIERVAYKRLRNATRIAALITAIGVSLLIEYTVIYFRGASPEAYPDGVIPKASIDIFGASISSQSIMILVVTIILMVLLQFIVHKTKIGKAMRAVSHDADAARLMGINVDNTISATFAIGSALAGAAGVIFGIYYTRIDPLMGVLPGLKAFIAAVLGGIGSIPGAMFGGYILGIVETIVSAIGFSLWRDAAAFVILIIILIVKPSGIFGKNAREKV, encoded by the coding sequence ATGGAATGGCTCCAACAACTGGTAAACGGTATATCGGTAGGGAGTATCTATGCATTAATCGCATTAGGGTACACGATGGTATACGGAATCATAAAATTAATTAACTTTGCTCATGGTGACGTCTTTATGCTTGGTGCCTTTATCGGTTTCTTTGCCATAGCAAGATGGGATTTAAGTTTTATACCAGCTTTAATTATCTCGATGGTTCTATGTGCAGTTATAGGGGTTATCATTGAGCGTGTTGCTTATAAACGATTACGAAATGCAACACGTATTGCAGCGCTTATTACAGCGATTGGGGTTTCATTATTAATCGAGTATACTGTGATTTACTTCCGTGGTGCTTCACCTGAGGCATACCCGGATGGCGTAATACCAAAAGCTTCAATTGATATTTTTGGAGCAAGTATTAGTTCTCAATCCATTATGATTTTAGTGGTAACAATCATTCTTATGGTTTTATTACAATTTATCGTTCATAAAACGAAAATCGGTAAAGCGATGCGTGCAGTTTCACATGATGCTGATGCGGCAAGATTAATGGGTATAAACGTAGATAATACTATTTCTGCAACGTTTGCTATTGGTTCTGCCCTAGCTGGTGCAGCTGGTGTTATATTCGGTATTTACTATACAAGAATCGATCCTTTAATGGGTGTGCTACCGGGCTTAAAAGCATTTATCGCAGCCGTTTTAGGTGGAATTGGTAGTATACCTGGTGCGATGTTCGGTGGATATATTTTAGGTATCGTTGAAACAATTGTAAGTGCGATTGGATTCTCTCTATGGCGCGATGCAGCAGCGTTTGTCATTTTAATTATTATATTAATCGTAAAACCATCGGGTATATTTGGTAAAAACGCCCGAGAGAAAGTGTAG
- a CDS encoding ABC transporter, whose amino-acid sequence MKKSKAFWSYSILALVIYAVVQVMISGGMLDAYYQNMLVTMCINIMLAVSLHIVIGITGQFSIGHAGFMAVGAYFSAIATMKLGLPFPIAIVIGALVAGLAGLLVGIPSLRLKGDYLAIATLGFAEIIRIIFINVDYVGGAAGMVVNQMSNWTYAYIGVIITILVVANFTNSRHGRGCISVREDEIAADAMGINTTYYKVVAFAIGSAFAGVAGAIYAHNIFIIQPTAFGFLKSFDILILVVLGGLGSLSGAIIAAVFITFVTTYLANFPETRMIIYSLVLIIVMLYRPTGLMGTKEITDLFKFGKKGGSKA is encoded by the coding sequence ATGAAAAAATCTAAAGCTTTTTGGAGCTATAGTATTTTAGCGCTAGTAATCTATGCAGTCGTACAGGTCATGATCTCGGGTGGGATGCTAGATGCATATTATCAAAATATGCTAGTGACGATGTGTATCAATATTATGCTAGCAGTAAGTTTACATATTGTTATTGGTATAACAGGGCAATTCTCCATTGGTCATGCTGGTTTTATGGCAGTAGGTGCTTATTTTAGTGCCATTGCAACGATGAAACTTGGACTTCCGTTTCCGATTGCAATTGTCATCGGAGCACTTGTTGCAGGCTTAGCAGGGTTACTTGTTGGAATTCCTTCTCTTCGATTAAAGGGAGATTATTTAGCCATTGCAACACTTGGCTTTGCAGAAATTATTCGTATCATTTTTATCAATGTTGATTATGTTGGCGGAGCAGCGGGAATGGTTGTTAATCAAATGTCAAATTGGACATATGCCTATATTGGCGTAATTATCACAATTCTAGTTGTCGCAAACTTCACAAACTCTCGACATGGACGAGGCTGTATTTCAGTGCGAGAAGATGAGATTGCAGCAGATGCAATGGGTATTAATACGACTTACTATAAAGTAGTTGCCTTTGCAATCGGTTCGGCATTCGCCGGGGTTGCAGGAGCTATTTATGCACATAACATCTTTATCATTCAGCCGACAGCTTTTGGATTCTTAAAGTCCTTTGATATTTTAATTTTAGTTGTATTAGGTGGTTTAGGTAGTTTATCTGGAGCTATCATTGCGGCTGTATTTATTACATTCGTTACGACGTATTTAGCAAACTTCCCTGAAACACGTATGATCATTTATTCTTTAGTATTGATTATCGTAATGTTATATCGCCCAACTGGTTTAATGGGTACGAAAGAAATTACGGATTTATTCAAGTTTGGTAAAAAGGGAGGTTCAAAAGCATGA